A window of Campylobacter cuniculorum DSM 23162 = LMG 24588 contains these coding sequences:
- a CDS encoding NAD-dependent epimerase/dehydratase family protein — MPKKVLITGGAGYIGSTLVPILLAKDYEVCVIDNLMFNQTPLLSCVSHKNFNFINGDALDENLVKKEVSKADIIIPLAALVGAPLCKKNPKLARMVNFEAVKMIRDFASSSQIFIFPNTNSGYGIGQKDAMCDENSPLNPISQYGIDKVEAEKYLLDKGNAVIFRLATVFGVSPRMRLDLLVNDFTYRAFKDRFIVLFEEHFRRNYIHIRDVAKGFLHAIENYEKMKGQVYNMGLSSANLTKRELANTIKKYIPDFYIHSAPIGEDPDKRDYLVSNAKLENTGWSADVSLEEGIKELLMAFSMLKVNRFANV; from the coding sequence ATGCCAAAAAAAGTTTTAATTACCGGTGGAGCAGGTTATATTGGTTCGACTCTTGTGCCGATTTTACTTGCTAAGGATTATGAAGTTTGTGTGATTGATAATTTGATGTTTAATCAGACTCCACTTCTTTCTTGTGTGTCTCATAAAAATTTTAATTTCATCAATGGAGATGCCCTAGATGAAAATTTAGTAAAAAAAGAGGTTTCAAAAGCCGATATTATCATCCCTTTGGCTGCTTTAGTGGGTGCTCCACTTTGTAAAAAAAATCCCAAATTAGCTCGAATGGTGAATTTTGAAGCAGTAAAGATGATTAGAGATTTTGCAAGCTCTTCTCAAATTTTTATATTTCCTAATACAAATAGCGGTTATGGTATCGGACAAAAAGATGCAATGTGTGATGAGAATTCACCTTTAAATCCTATTTCTCAATATGGAATTGATAAAGTTGAAGCCGAAAAATATCTTTTAGATAAAGGCAATGCAGTTATTTTTCGTCTTGCTACAGTCTTTGGCGTGAGTCCTAGAATGCGTCTTGACTTGCTTGTTAATGATTTTACATATCGTGCATTTAAAGACCGATTTATCGTGCTTTTTGAAGAACATTTTAGGAGAAATTATATCCATATCCGTGATGTGGCAAAGGGCTTTTTACATGCCATTGAAAATTATGAAAAAATGAAAGGACAAGTCTATAATATGGGACTTAGCTCTGCAAATTTAACAAAAAGAGAACTTGCAAATACGATTAAAAAATATATACCAGATTTTTATATCCATAGTGCACCTATCGGAGAAGACCCTGATAAAAGAGACTATCTTGTTTCTAATGCTAAGCTTGAGAATACGGGTTGGAGTGCAGATGTGAGTTTAGAAGAGGGTATAAAAGAGCTTTTAATGGCTTTTTCTATGTTAAAAGTTAATCGCTTTGCAAATGTTTAG
- a CDS encoding GDP-mannose 4,6-dehydratase, giving the protein MEKALITGFTGQVGSQMADFLLENTDYEILALMRWQESMDNIYHLTDRINKKDRISIFYGDLNDYSSLQKLFKTHKPDFVFHLAAQSFPKTSFDIPIETLQTNIIGTANLLENIRILKQSEDYDPVVHVCSSSEVYGRAKTGIKLNEETPFHGASPYSISKIGTDYLGRFYAEAYGIRTFITRMGTHSGPRRSDVFFESTVAKQIALIESGYQEPVIKVGNLSSVRTFQDCRDAIRAYYLLSLESQKGKIPKGEAFNIAGEEAFELPEIIEILLEFSDMGGGIKVEIDKARLRPIDADYQMFDNTKIKSFIDWKPQIPVRQMLKDLLNHWRNEIKRGRIPLNR; this is encoded by the coding sequence ATGGAGAAAGCTTTAATTACAGGTTTTACAGGGCAAGTAGGTTCGCAAATGGCGGATTTTTTGCTTGAAAACACAGATTACGAAATTTTAGCTTTAATGCGTTGGCAAGAAAGCATGGATAATATCTATCATTTGACCGATAGAATCAATAAAAAAGATAGAATTTCTATATTTTATGGGGATTTAAATGATTATTCAAGCCTTCAGAAACTTTTTAAGACGCATAAGCCGGATTTTGTCTTTCATTTAGCCGCTCAATCTTTTCCAAAAACTTCTTTTGATATTCCTATTGAAACTTTGCAGACAAATATTATCGGCACAGCGAATCTTTTAGAAAATATTCGCATTTTAAAACAGAGTGAAGATTATGACCCTGTGGTGCATGTTTGTAGCTCAAGCGAAGTTTATGGACGTGCTAAAACAGGCATTAAGCTTAATGAAGAAACGCCTTTTCATGGGGCAAGCCCTTATAGCATTAGTAAAATCGGCACAGATTATCTTGGACGCTTTTACGCGGAGGCTTATGGAATAAGAACTTTTATAACGCGAATGGGGACTCACAGCGGACCAAGACGTTCTGATGTCTTCTTTGAAAGCACGGTCGCAAAACAGATTGCATTGATTGAGTCAGGCTATCAAGAGCCTGTGATTAAAGTTGGGAATTTATCAAGTGTAAGGACTTTTCAAGATTGTAGAGATGCGATAAGAGCTTATTATCTCCTTTCTTTAGAGAGTCAAAAAGGTAAAATTCCAAAGGGTGAAGCGTTTAATATTGCAGGAGAAGAAGCCTTTGAACTTCCAGAAATTATAGAAATATTGCTTGAATTTAGCGATATGGGGGGGGGGATTAAGGTAGAAATAGATAAAGCGAGACTGCGTCCTATTGATGCAGACTATCAAATGTTTGATAATACAAAAATAAAGAGTTTTATCGATTGGAAACCGCAAATTCCTGTGAGACAAATGCTTAAGGATTTGTTAAATCATTGGAGAAATGAGATTAAGAGAGGCAGAATTCCTTTAAATCGATAA
- a CDS encoding methyltransferase domain-containing protein, producing the protein MNVNCPMCVEQVKAISIFEAKKALVSVGELSREPKMGGGIGKGALEIKLMQCPKCGYIWNINFDNQKMSEAYFHGEYITPKAISKTMNANVKFLVEKFKQHSSKDTIYLEIAPGGCDILFELAKFSPFCYSIDPSLTPSLLLKDCKNVSHVRDFFSYEKVVKQLKHKINFIIFRHLIEHICEPRKFLEDVVKLLEIEGMIYIETPNMLNIIECRRFFEIRHEHCGYYEENTLINILNDLGCELVETLHLYEGQNIGLFFKRREIPLKLEKQISLFDANLGKCFQQEIDKLESFLNAYQNIALYGAASHANSLLSYLSEKNCQKIKMAIDKDERRQGTYLQNSCIKVMKPTIENLQDIECIIMAMPLYEKVVFENELKGIFQGDIIFTSNKIIKYKQS; encoded by the coding sequence ATGAATGTTAATTGTCCCATGTGTGTAGAACAAGTCAAAGCAATTTCAATTTTTGAAGCTAAAAAGGCTTTGGTTTCTGTAGGAGAACTTTCAAGAGAACCGAAAATGGGGGGGGGGATTGGAAAAGGTGCATTAGAGATAAAACTCATGCAATGTCCCAAATGTGGATATATTTGGAATATTAATTTTGATAACCAAAAGATGAGTGAAGCATATTTTCATGGAGAATATATCACTCCAAAAGCCATTTCTAAGACAATGAATGCAAATGTGAAATTTCTAGTAGAAAAATTCAAGCAGCATTCTTCAAAAGATACTATTTACCTAGAAATTGCACCCGGTGGTTGTGATATTTTATTTGAGTTAGCGAAATTTTCCCCATTTTGTTATAGTATCGACCCTTCTTTGACGCCGAGTTTATTGCTTAAAGATTGTAAAAATGTTTCGCATGTAAGGGATTTTTTTAGCTATGAAAAAGTTGTAAAACAGCTCAAGCATAAAATCAATTTTATTATTTTTAGGCATTTGATTGAGCATATTTGTGAGCCAAGAAAATTTTTAGAAGATGTGGTAAAACTGCTAGAAATTGAAGGTATGATTTATATTGAAACTCCAAATATGCTTAATATCATTGAGTGTAGAAGATTTTTTGAAATAAGACATGAGCATTGTGGGTATTATGAAGAAAATACCTTAATTAATATTTTAAATGATCTAGGTTGCGAACTTGTAGAGACACTTCATCTCTATGAAGGACAAAATATAGGACTATTTTTTAAAAGACGTGAAATTCCGCTTAAACTCGAAAAACAAATCTCCTTGTTTGACGCAAATTTAGGTAAATGTTTTCAACAAGAAATTGATAAATTAGAATCTTTTTTAAATGCATATCAAAATATAGCTCTGTATGGAGCAGCAAGTCATGCAAATTCTTTGCTTTCTTACTTGAGCGAAAAAAATTGTCAAAAAATCAAAATGGCTATCGATAAAGATGAAAGAAGGCAAGGGACTTATTTGCAAAATTCTTGCATTAAGGTTATGAAACCTACCATTGAGAATTTACAAGACATAGAGTGCATTATAATGGCTATGCCTCTTTATGAAAAAGTGGTTTTTGAAAATGAGTTAAAAGGAATTTTTCAAGGGGATATTATCTTTACAAGCAATAAAATAATCAAATATAAGCAAAGTTAA